The following is a genomic window from Triplophysa dalaica isolate WHDGS20190420 chromosome 22, ASM1584641v1, whole genome shotgun sequence.
tgaacacctccaggtgttcaccaacgggtaactaacaagacaagacagactgggtaacagacaaaaaccaacagaacattgtaaacatgattAAGGGCAGACAGGCAAATATGACACTTGGGTTAGGAtggcataataaaaataacagacatgggaggggTGGTGGGGCAAAACAAGAGTTCCCAGGGGGCAGTCCAACAGGGTATGGGTAGCCTGGGACAGTCTTAGGGGGAGTCACGGTCCGGGGTGGCGCTCTGGAGCGTGAAGCCCCAGGGGGATTgacgggagtgccggacgggaccggctggagaggcccgggagtgccggacgggaccggctggagaggcccgggagtgccggacgggaccggctggagaggcccgggagtgccggacgggaccggctggagaggcccgggagtgccggacgggaccggctggagaggcccgggagtgccggacgggaccggctggagaggcccgggagtgccggacgggaccggctggagaggcccgggagtgccggacgggaccggctggagaggcccgggagtgccggacgggaccggctggagaggcccgggagtgccggacgggaccggctggagaggcccgggagtgccggacgggaccggctggagaggcccgggagtgccggacgggaccggctggagaggcccgggagtgccggacgggaccggctggagaggcccgggagtgccggacgggaccggctggagaggcccgggagtgccggacgggaccggctggagaggcccgggagtgccggacgggaccggctggagaggcccgggagtgccggacgggaccggctggagaggcccgggagtgccggacgggaccggctggaatggcggctgggcagcgctctccggtggctgggcagcgcttggtgccggctgctggaccggctTGAAAGCCAGCCTCGGGAACACCGGATGCTGGGCAGTACTGAAACGATCTCCCCTCTTGGGCTTCCTCTTCCGGGAGCGGCCCACAGGGACTGCGGTCGACAGAAGAGAGGCGGTGGGAGGCACGGCTAGCTCCGTGCAGGAGGAGTCTGACAGGGATGTGTTCGTGGACTCCGCACGAGCCGCGGCGGCTAGCCACACGGCTTCGAAGTCCAACGGCCTCATCGCTCTCATCTCTGATCGGGAGAGTGGGTCTCTGAGACCGGTGTTGAACCGCACCGCCAGCTCCTCCTCCCCGAAGACGCCTTGCCCGGCGATGTCGAGGAACCTCTCCCCAAACTCATGCACCGTCTCCCTCCCCTGGCGAAGGCTGCAGAGGCGACGGGCAACACCACAACGGCCAGTGTTCATGGCTGCTTGCTGGGTTCAGTAATGGCTCGTTTGTTCTGTCACGGAACGTGTGGTgatagaacccaaatgcaggcagcggtacggggtaacaaaagattttaataaacacaaaacaaaaacccacaatggggtaaaatacagtggataaacaaagacagccaaacaggaacgaaaaaactcacgtagggtaacgaactgtaacaaaaatcaaaaggatccaaaaacaggaacagagcactggaaatgaacgctgggacacagcgtatggataactccttggaacAAGAGTTCAGACAGGCAAACGGACATCAAAGTTTACAAgtatgtacaagaacaaacgagcacaggacagagaatacaagggcattaaacagggagacgaacaaaggataattaacaataggcaggtgtgggtaatgaaacactcaagggaagctaacgaggagacgagaggggcggggccatagacgagacacgagaaggcgcatgacagccaaaatctaagccatgccatgtccttctcacacaaaaccctagacttagtcatgactccgctgcaagaataagaataaacatgacatgatagcggaatcatgacaggatGTGGATCTCACAGATAGAGAAATATGGTTCCACATGGTCACCTTTCAACTTCAATCTTGATCTTGGATATGACAAAGTAATACTATCTGAGGATTGCAGACATCTAGCCTCCCTGTTCACATTTACAAGCTCAGACAAATAGAAAGGTGACAGACcttttattgaattaaaaacaaacagaaaaaaataaattaaactctaTATTGCACTGGCAACCAGTTCAGAGACATTAAAATCGGATTAACGTGTTCTCGTTTACAAACCTTGTTAAAAATCTGGCTGCGGCATTTGAACCATTTGAAACCGTGACAAGacggatttggaacaactcgaaggtgagtaaatgatgacagcattttctttttgggtgaagtatccctttaataaacactgtatattgatttaagaatgtttagaaaTTTGTAATGGAAGACAAGACATAAGTAAgaaatacacatattttacaGTGCTTGTTTTAGTCAATTTCACAGTTGTTATATTTCCATTATATAAGAGCTCCGATTGAACATGACATGGGGAGATTTGCAAACATGGCCTTGTATATAGTTTCTCcaataatatttaaagaacTGTCAATCTAAATGTACTCTCTTCCAATGATATTCTACTTTAAAGACATAAGcccactttctttcttctccatgAAAGTAATAGTAATAAAGTAAGACAAGGATTGTCTAATAAAATGTGTCGTTTTAGGCAAACATTTCTAATCTTTCAGGTCACTTTCTAAAACGTCTGGCCAGGTGGGGAAAAATCAGTCCTTTCCATTCTTCTGGAACGTATGCAGTACCAAAATGTAATTGTGGcgataatgattaaaaaaagtaatgttcTTACAATGGAAAAAAGAACAATTGTAAAAATCTGTTCTGTGGAATCATCACctgaaacatgaaaaaaatgggtcagcatatttcacaaaatagtactatatttacaataaattcacaatcagatttttttttcctgttaTCTACAGTCTGGTTTCATTACCAAATAACATGTCCCCACACGCAACAACAGCACAGTAGTGAGTCTCAGCTAGAGAAATGGTGAGGACTTTTTTCGAGACGCTGTAGACACATTTACGTTCTCTGTGACCAGCATCAGAGCTCCACTCACATCCAGTGTTACTCATCCCGTGAACTTTAATGATTCTTGGAATAGATGGTTGAGATGTGTGGATGAGCCAGTAGACACTATGATTTCCCACACAGGTCTGATTGAGAACAGTACACCGCACATTCACTGACTCTCCCGGCTGAAATGGATGTAAAGGATTTTGTAAACCTGTGTAAAAACAATGATTGTTGTCTCTTAATAAAGTTACCCCTCTCAGTTTAAAGATGGTTTGCTCATGTAATGCAGTACTATAAAGTGAAGTCAAAAGTCTTATATTGCAAAAAGAAACAGTGCTGAAATTAGGCTTACAAATGCATAAACAACACAATAGATGAACATTggctacacaaaatgcaaatttgAAATCATACCTTGAACTATCAACTCTGTCCCCTGGATAAATTCCAATACGTTGGAATATGCACTTCCACAGAAGTATGTTGCTGAGTCTGAGAACTGAAGGTTCTTTATCACCAACTGATTCACACCTTTATCATTCAGCACAGAAAAGCGTGAAGTATCCTTAAAATCATGGTAAAAAGTAGCTTTTTTATCATACTTGTAAGTAGTAGCAATAAGCCTGGGATTTAACCCAAGTTCATGCTTGTACCAGGAGAAGTGCATGGCCATTTGGCTGTAGTAAACGCAAGGCATGTGAATTGATTCTCCCAATTTAGCAAACACAGTTGTGTTACTTAGGTTCATTGCAGTCAGGCCTacaaacagaacaaaagtaatgtaaaacatttcacaagAAAATGTTAAGGGAAAAACGTTTGGAAaaaagagtttggtttcaaaattagataaatataaaaatcatgttttttttgttcattccaattaatatcaatcaaactgcagttgatttgtttttatttcacccataagaacaaaaaaaatacaataaaacctgttaacacaataaacacaataattttagaattttttatctcattttggaaccaaaatgATTAGTAGTAAATGAAGAGTtgggttccaaaatgagataaaaaattatgtttatcatgtttttgttgtgttttattgtgttaattaactgtgttttttgttattatggcttaaatcaataCATTATTTTGCTATAAACTATTATGGCTAAAaaaacaactgcagtttgattgatattaattggaatgcacaataaaaaaacataattttgaaaaaaaaatgtaaaaggagtttctcattttggaacaatACTCATTCAATATAATGAAAAGAAGACTTCAACTCACTGACTGGAAAGAGAAGCAAAATTCtccaaataaagtaaattccAAAGTATAACATCTCCAGATTGAT
Proteins encoded in this region:
- the nitr9 gene encoding novel immune-type receptor 9 isoform X1, translated to MLYFGIYFIWRILLLFPVSLTAMNLSNTTVFAKLGESIHMPCVYYSQMAMHFSWYKHELGLNPRLIATTYKYDKKATFYHDFKDTSRFSVLNDKGVNQLVIKNLQFSDSATYFCGSAYSNVLEFIQGTELIVQGLQNPLHPFQPGESVNVRCTVLNQTCVGNHSVYWLIHTSQPSIPRIIKVHGMSNTGCEWSSDAGHRERKCVYSVSKKVLTISLAETHYCAVVACGDMLFGDDSTEQIFTIVLFSIVRTLLFLIIIATITFWYCIRSRRMERTDFSPPGQTF
- the nitr9 gene encoding novel immune-type receptor 9 isoform X2, whose product is MLYFGIYFIWRILLLFPVSLTAMNLSNTTVFAKLGESIHMPCVYYSQMAMHFSWYKHELGLNPRLIATTYKYDKKATFYHDFKDTSRFSVLNDKGVNQLVIKNLQFSDSATYFCGSAYSNVLEFIQGTELIVQGLQNPLHPFQPGESVNVRCTVLNQTCVGNHSVYWLIHTSQPSIPRIIKVHGMSNTGCDDSTEQIFTIVLFSIVRTLLFLIIIATITFWYCIRSRRMERTDFSPPGQTF